One window from the genome of Oncorhynchus gorbuscha isolate QuinsamMale2020 ecotype Even-year unplaced genomic scaffold, OgorEven_v1.0 Un_scaffold_383, whole genome shotgun sequence encodes:
- the LOC124018047 gene encoding dynactin subunit 6-like, translating to MSDKQNAQKSAKIAAGAVVCVESEIRGDVTIGARTVVHPKARIIAEAGPIVIGEGNLIEEQALIINSYPENIAPDSEGVEPKTMTIGINNVFEVGCMSQALKIGDNNVIESKADLGRNMILTSGCIIGACCQVNTCEVIPENTVIFGSGCQRRVQTERPQPQTLQLDFLMKILPNYHHMKKTVKTTSAVTPAKN from the exons ATGTCGGATAAACAAAATGCTCAAAAAAG tGCTAAAATAGCAGCTGGCGCCGTGGTGTGCGTCGAAAGCGAGATCAGAGGGGATGTCACTATTG GTGCCAGAACCGTGGTCCATCCCAAAGCCCGCATCATTGCCGAGGCAGGACCCATAGTCATCGGAGAAGGCAACCTCATCGAGGAACAAGCTCTTATAATCAACAG TTATCCAGAGAACATAGCGCCTGACTCTGAGGGAGTGGAGCCAAAGACGATGACCATCGGCATCAACAACGTGTTTGAAGTTGGGTGTA TGTCTCAAGCTTTGAAAATTGGGGACAACAATGTCATAGAATCCAAAG ctGACTTGGGCAGGAACATGATTCTAACTTCTGGTTGTATCATCGGCGCCTGTTGCCAGGTCAACACCTGTGAGGTCATACCTGAAAACACTGTCATCTTTGGCTCGGGGTGTCAGAGACGTGTGCAGACAGAGCGACCACag CCTCAGACTCTTCAGCTCGACTTCCTGATGAAGATCCTCCCCAATTACCACCACATGAAGAAGACTGTCAAAACCACCTCCGCTGTCACGCCGGCCAAAAACTAA